The following DNA comes from Arthrobacter sp. SLBN-83.
GCCGCAGCCTGGCCACCACGCACCATGAAGTCATTAGGCAGTGGGCCGAAGAACGCGGCGGTGTCCCGGCCACGGTGGAGGGCACCGAACACGGCGATCACCTTGGTGTCCTGCGCATCGATTTCCGGGACAGGGACGCCAACCTTCGCGAGGTCAGCTGGGAGGAATGGTTCAAGACATTCGACGACCGGCGGCTGAACTTCATTTACCAGGAAGAGCGGACGGACGGAAACCAGTCGACCTTCTTCCGGCTGGAGAACCCGAACCGTGAAGACGCGTAGGGTCACCCTGGCCTGACACGTACAGGAGGCGCCATCGCTGTTGCGGTGGCGCCTCCTGCCTGCCCAGTAGTCCTAAAGCCGAGTATCAAACGACCCGCAGAACACGTTCTCGTTGAACGTGCCTTGGAACTCCGATTTGCCCTGGATCTTCTCCACCGCCGCCCGGATGGCCTCCCGCGTTCCCGCATGGGCGTGGATGGCGGTCCTGACCATCGGCACATCAATCAGGTGGTTCGGCTGGTTCAGGGACACAAACACGGTGGGCACCTCGGTGGCGTACCAGGGAATCTCGGCGGCCATCGGTGCGGACCACTTGATCCGGATGGCTGCTTCCTGGGCAAAGCCCTTCACGCTGGCGAAGACTAACGCCGCGTCGTACTTCTCCGCGTAGTCCCCTGTGGCTTCCTCGGACAGGACCCGCATGAAGTTCATCCCGGCCTCGCCCGCCGCTTCGCGCTGCTCCGCCGTCCGGAAGAGGTGTACCTCGAAGCCGGCGGCCTCGAGTTCCTCCTTCACCACTTCCAGGTAGGCCAGCGGATCGGCACGGGTGAAGTCGGCCCCGCCGGAGATGCCGTACAGCCGGATCCGGGGATACGTAGCCGGGGTAATCGGCAGGTTCCCGGCCGTGTCCTTGACCAGCGTCACGGTCTTGTCGGCGATGTCAGCCGCAACGGCGCGGTGCGCCTCGGAGCCGATCACGGCAAGCGCCCCGGCAGGCGGGACCAGTTGGTCAGCAGATTTCCGGTGCAGCCCCAGCGACGCCTTCAGCCCCAGGATCCTCCGCAGAGCATCATGCAACCGCTGCTCGGTGATGACCCCGGATTTGTAGCCGTCCATCATGTACTGGAAGTCCTCGGCGGGGTTGCGGAAGAACAGGAACATGTCGCATCCGGCAGCGATAGTGGCAGGAACCAGGTCCTTGCGCTTCATCGCCTGTGTCAGGCCCACCATTTGCGACGCATCGGTGAGCACCAGGCCGTTGAACCCCAGTTCCCCGCGCAGCAGGTCCTGCAGCAGTTCCGGGGACAGCGTGGCAGGCAGGATCTCGGCGTCGGACAGGCCGGGCCGGAAGTGCCGGGAAACCCCCGGGGCCCCGATGTGGCCAACCATGATGGACTGCACGCCGTGCGCGATCATCTCCCGGTACACGTGCCCGTACGTCCGGTCCCACTCGTCATAAGTGAAAGTGTTGTAGGACGTGACCACGTGTTGGTCCCGCTCATCCACGCCGTCGCCGGGGAAATGCTTCATCGCGCAGGCGGTGGGCGATTCGCTGATCCCGTCAAAGTATTCCTTGGCCCGTTCCACCACGATTTCAGGCGTGTTGCCAAAGGAGCGCGTGGAAATGACCGTGTTCCGCCAGTTGTAGTGGATGTCCACTATCGGCGCGAAGGCCCAGTTGCAGCCCAGCGCCGCCGTCTCCACCCCGGCCACCTGCCCCATTTGCCGGGCGATGTTCTTGTCCGGGTGTGAGCCGGCCTGCAGGTGCGTGCAGACGAACGTGCCGTCGTCGCAGCTGCCGGCCCCGCCCATCTCCGGATTCGACGCAACCAGCAACGGGATCCGGGACTTGGACTGCGCATACCGGATGTGTTCCTGGACGGCCGCGGACGGGCCCGGCCGGTAGCGCATGCCGCCCACGTGGAAGTTCTCCAGCACGCCATCGAGGTACTCGGGCGAGTAGTCGTTGTTGTGGTTGATGAACAGCTGCCCGATCTTCTCCTCGAGCGTCATGGCACCAATGGTGCCCTCCACCCAGGCGATGGCATCGTCGTCGAGGTTGAACGGGGCTGCGGCAAGGTCGACGTCGAACTGCCGCGGACGGGCGGTGGGCGGCCCTTGAGGGGAAGGTACGACGGCGGCAATCCCCTTGAGTGCCCCGGCCACCACTTCCGGCACGGGCGCGGCGATGTCCACCACCACCCCACGTTCGTCGTCCTGCAGTGGTTCGAGTGTGGCGAGCTGGGAGTCCAGCAGCGCGGGCGGCATGAAGTGCCCGGCCCTGCCTCCCACACGCTGGGCGAGGACCTCCTTGCTGCCGTTCAGGTGCAGGAAGATGGTGTCCGGAGCCTGTTCCCGGATGGCGTCGCGGTAGGTTCGCCGCAGCGCCGAACAGGCCAGGACCAGCCCGCCGTCCCCGGCGGCAGCCAGCTCCCGTCCCACGATTGCCAACCAGGGCCAGCGGTCCTCATCGGTCAACGGGTGGCCGGCTGCCATCTTGGCCACGTTCTCCACAGGGTGCAGCGAGTCTCCGTCGAGGAACGGCACCCCGAGTTCGCGGGCCACGAGGCCGCCCACCGTGGTCTTGCCGCACCCCGAGACCCCCATGACCACCACGCGGGGTTTAGTGGGGGCGGGATTGTTGTTGCTCACCAAAGTTGTCCTTCTTGCGGGTCGTGGCGGGTTTTACCAGTCGTGGTTTCTGTTACCAGTCGTGGACGGTGCCGTCGACGAGGCGGTTGTAGGGCAGGTAGGCCTGCTGGTACGGGTAGGCTGCGGCGGCTTCTTCGTTGAACTCGACCCCGATGCCGGGCTTGTCGCCCGGGTGCAGGTACCCGTCCACGAACGTCATGGACTGCTCAAAGACCTCATTGGTCTTCACCGAGTGCTGCATGTACTCCTGAATCCCGTAGTTATGGATCGCCAACCCCACATGCAACTGCGCCGCGAACCCCACCGGCGAAATATCCGTCGGCCCATGGAACCCGGACTTGATCTGGTACTGCGCCGCGAAATCCATCACCTTCTTCAACGGCGAAATCCCACCAAAATGCGTCGACGCGGCACGAACATAATC
Coding sequences within:
- a CDS encoding gluconokinase, GntK/IdnK-type produces the protein MGVSGCGKTTVGGLVARELGVPFLDGDSLHPVENVAKMAAGHPLTDEDRWPWLAIVGRELAAAGDGGLVLACSALRRTYRDAIREQAPDTIFLHLNGSKEVLAQRVGGRAGHFMPPALLDSQLATLEPLQDDERGVVVDIAAPVPEVVAGALKGIAAVVPSPQGPPTARPRQFDVDLAAAPFNLDDDAIAWVEGTIGAMTLEEKIGQLFINHNNDYSPEYLDGVLENFHVGGMRYRPGPSAAVQEHIRYAQSKSRIPLLVASNPEMGGAGSCDDGTFVCTHLQAGSHPDKNIARQMGQVAGVETAALGCNWAFAPIVDIHYNWRNTVISTRSFGNTPEIVVERAKEYFDGISESPTACAMKHFPGDGVDERDQHVVTSYNTFTYDEWDRTYGHVYREMIAHGVQSIMVGHIGAPGVSRHFRPGLSDAEILPATLSPELLQDLLRGELGFNGLVLTDASQMVGLTQAMKRKDLVPATIAAGCDMFLFFRNPAEDFQYMMDGYKSGVITEQRLHDALRRILGLKASLGLHRKSADQLVPPAGALAVIGSEAHRAVAADIADKTVTLVKDTAGNLPITPATYPRIRLYGISGGADFTRADPLAYLEVVKEELEAAGFEVHLFRTAEQREAAGEAGMNFMRVLSEEATGDYAEKYDAALVFASVKGFAQEAAIRIKWSAPMAAEIPWYATEVPTVFVSLNQPNHLIDVPMVRTAIHAHAGTREAIRAAVEKIQGKSEFQGTFNENVFCGSFDTRL